Within Candidatus Thiopontia autotrophica, the genomic segment AATATGCCATCCCTCTGCTTGGAATGTTACTGGGCAATACCATGAATGGAATATCTCTGGGAATGGACAGACTGACCAGCAGCGTCTGGCAACAGCACAGGATTTTAGAGGCTCGTCTGGCTCTTGGTGAAAGCGCACAAGAGGCCATTCGCAAACTACGAGATGATGCCATTCGCACCGGCATGATTCCGATTTTGAATGCCATGGCTGCTGCAGGTGTTATAAGTCTGCCAGGAATGATGACTGGTCAGATTCTCTCTGGAACCCCTCCAATTGAGGCCGTGAAATACCAGATTCTCATTCTGTTTCTCATTGCAGGAGGGACTGGACTAGGTGTCATGGCATCCGTTTCTGTCTCATCAAGACGTTTTTTTGACACAAGAGACCGTCTCAGAATGGAACGCCTCTCTAGTTAAGCGCGTTAATTCAATAGGTTATAATGTTAGCACTATCGTGCTTGAGAATTTGAAACATACTTTTTGAGAAACGACTTATATCCCGCACTGTTTAGACGCTGCTTTTCATGATCAGCACTTGAGAAACTTTGGTACGGGCCAACATCTACTCTATAGAGCGCACCTTTAGAGGTTTTATCTCTATTTATCTGGACATTTTCAAAGCCATTAAGGATTAGCTCAGCCTTCTGTTTATCAGCAGCCTCTTTGCTGCGAAACGCACCCAACTGAATCAAGTAATTCCCTCTCGGGGTTGATGATCTCTTTACTGGCTGCTTTTTCTTGCCACTCTTCTTCGAAGAGCTCTCTGATTGTTTCCTGGGCCTCTCCTCAACACCTGCGTACTCCTCCTCCGGTAGCATGGAAAAGAAGTCAAACTGAAACTTATCCTCGCTCTCCTGCCCTGCCTTCTTGCCCTTGTCACCATCCTGTTTCACGCTCTGTTTAGGCTCTGGCTCTGCCGGCATCTTCAGCCAATACAGATACCCCCCAAAGATACCCGCAGCAACCAGTGCCAACAGAATAATTGCTGATCCGGAAGATTTCCCTATCATCTTGTGCAGAGCAACCATTACATCTCTTCCGGCGCCGATACGCCCAGCAGCCTCAAACCATTAACAAATACCTGCCGCGCAGCCAGAATAAGAGTTATTCGTGCATTCCTCAACACCTGATCATCCACCAGAAACTGATGTGCGTTGTAGTATGTATGCAACTCATGGGCAAGATCACGCAGATAATGTGCCAACTGGTGTGGCTCACGCTGAAGTGCTGCACTCTCCAGCAACTCTGAATAACGTGATATTCCAACCATCAATATCTTTTCATGCGACTCAGTTAACAGGTGAAGATTTGACTCTCCCTCTTCCTGACTCCACTCCATCCCTTTTTCACCCATCTGTCGCATTACGCTATGAATTCGCGCATGGGCATACTGAATATAGTAAACCGGGTTTTCTGATGATTGAGAGCGCGCAAGATCCAGATCAAAATCCATATGCTGCTCGCTCTTTCTTAGTACATAGAAGAACCTTGCAGCATCATTACCAACCTCAGACCTCAGCTCTCTGAGAGTTACAAAAGAACCGCTCCTCGTGGACATCTGCACCTTCTCACCGCCCCGATAGAGTGATGCAAACTGCACCAACAATATCTCTAGCCGATCCGGCTCCTGCCCCATGGCCGCAAGACCTGCCCGCACCCGTGGCACATAGCCATGATGATCTGCACCCCATATATTTATCATCCTGTCAAAGCCACGATTAAGCTTGTTCATATGATAGGCAATATCTGATGCAAAATAGGTCTTGAGGCCATTGTCACGAACTACAACACGATCCTTCTCATCACCATAGTTTGTAGAACGAAACCAGAGCGCGCCATTTTGCTCATATATATCATCACTGGCCTGCAGCTTCTCAATAGCCTGATCAACAGTGCTGTCGTCCATCAACGACTGTTCTGAAAACCACTCATCGTAGATCACGCCAAATTCAGCAAGATCATCTCTGATATCTCCCAGGATGGCACTGATTGCTGCATGGTGAATCTGGGAATACTGCTCACTCCCCAGCAGACTACGCGCCTGAAATATAAGACCATCTATATGCGCCTCTTTATCTCCATCTGGCTCATCCTCAGGGACCCCATCCATCACAACATCAACTGGATGCAAAAACAGCTCTCCCTGCTCGCGATGGAGCGTTGCTGCAATATCCCAGATATAGTCACCCTGATATCCGTTAACCGGGAACACCACCTCCTCACCACAAAGATCGAGATAACGCATCCATACACTGGCCGTCAAAATATCCATCTGACGGCCCGCATCATTTACGTAGTACTCACAGTGAACTTGATAACCAGTTGCTCGCAACAGGCTGGCTGTTGCCGCACCATAGGCAGCCCCACGCCCGTGACCAACATGGAGCGGTCCGGTCGGGTTGGCAGAGACAAACTCCATTACCACCTTCTCATCACCACCAACATCACTTTCACCATACTTGTCCCCAACACGCAGGACCTCACTAATCACCTCTCCATAAGCTGCATCAGAGAGATAGAAGTTAATAAATCCGGGGCCTGCAATCTCTGTTTTTACTACCTGCTCCGATTCTGGCAGGGCCCCCACAATTTTCTGCGCCAGTTCCCGTGGGTTTGTTTTAGCCTGTTTTGCCAAAACCATAGCCATATTGGTGGCAAAATCACCATGACTCTGGTCTCTTGTGCGCTCAATAAGAACAGCAGGGTCGCTCTCCAGCTGAAGGACACCTGACTCACAGAGATGAGCCAATGCAGACTCAACAAGTTGTTTTAGTTGTTGCTTCACTAATGTCTCACTCTAGCCACGTACCAGTGGCTCTTCTACATCCTGACGTGCCTCTCTGCCCAGCAGAGCCTCAATCAATTCAAGCGCAAAATCCATTGCAGTCCCCGGCCCTCGTGAGGTTATGACTTTACCATCGGAAACCACGTCAGCATCCTCAATAATATTGGCAGATGTCCCCTGCAAGAAGCCTGGATAACTGGTGGCCTCTTTACCATTTAACACCCCGGCATCAGCCAACACCTTTGGTGCCGCACAAATTGCTGCTGTATATCTATCTTCAGCTGCCATTTTCTGAACCAGCTTATGGATACGTGGATCTGCATTTAGATGATCCGCCCCTGGCAGGCCACCGGGCAACACAACCATCTCATAATCTTGTTGCAGAGCTTCATCAAGTGACATATCTGCAATGTGCACGGTGTCACGACTGGCTTTAATTGGGCCATCACTCAGTCCGGCAACCACTACCTTGATCCCTGCTCGTCGCAACAGATCAACAATGGTTATTGCTTCCAGCTCTTCAAACCCCTCTGCCAGTGGAACCAATACAGAAATATCACTACCCATTGATCTATCCCTAATGTGGAGCGTGCAGCAGATGTAGCCCTTTAAGCATATTCAGGGCCTCAAACAGAACAAAGTCATCCTCTGCCAGGTTTGTTTCTGGCTCCTCACCGTCATCAGCCTTCCTCGTTCCTGTATCGTCATCACCATTAGAGGTCTCGCCATTCCCATTGCTTAGGTGGCCAGAAAGATCTCTCTCTGAAACACGATGAAGATTCTTCTTTTTATCTTTGTCACTCTTTTCGATTTTGATATTGCTCAACTCAATATCCGGGGCAATCCCCTCTGCCTGAATAGAGCGTCCAGATGGTGTGTAATAACGTGCCGTTGTCAGTTTCAGAGCCGCACCTTCACGCATTGGCAGGATTGTCTGCACAGAGCCTTTGCCGAATGTCTTGGTACCCATTATTACCGCCCGCTTGTGGTCTTGTAGTGCTCCAGAGACAATCTCGGATGCTGAAGCAGACCCACTATTCACCAATACAACCAATGGTGCACCATTCATGATGTCATCTGAATCAGCCTCAAACTCTATTTTTGAATCTTTCACACGACCATCCGTATAGACTAACAATCCATCTGTCAGAAATGCGTCTGCAACAGTTACCGCAGCACTCAACACACCTCCAGGGTTGTTGCGCAGATCCAGCACCAACCCGTTCAGATCCTCTCCATCATTCTCTTTGATCAATTTCTTGATGGCCTTTTCAAGATTTTCTCCCGTACGCATCTGAAACTGACTGATTCGTACATATCCAAAACCATCCTCCAGGGTGCGGCTTTTAACACTACGAATTTTTATCACATCCCGAATAATATTAACTGTCAGAGCCTGATCTTCCCCCTTGCGCACCACGGTAAGCTCAATCTTTGTGCCAACTTTGCCGCGCATCTTCTTGACTGCATCACCCAAGGTGATGCCCTGAACAGCTGTGCCATCAATGCGTATGATCAGATCACCTGCCTGCATTCCTGCGCGCTGTGCTGGAGTATCATCAATTGGTGAGATCACTTTGACAAAGCCATCCTCCATGCCCACCTCAATCCCCAGACCACCGAACTCACCTGTAGTGCTAACCTGTAGCTCATCATGTGCCTCTGGCAACAGATAGGATGAGTGTGGATCCAGGCCACTCACCATCCCCTTGATTGCGTTATTAAGCAGCTCCTCATCACTCACATCTTCAACATAGCTATTTTTAATATTACTAAACGCCTCACTAAAGGCCCGTAATTCATCCAGCGGCAGTGGAACAACAGCGCCCTCCTCCCGTTCAGCCAATACACTACGCTCCACGGCAAGTGAAATCCCAAGGATTAATCCGGTCAATAAAATCAGTAAGTCACGCGCTTTTGTCTTCATTAAGCAATCCGCTGTCAGGTTAAAAACTCATTAATAATTATGCAGATTTTACAGGAAAAATTGCACCCAGTATTACCGATTGGTTTGCGCCTGTAACAGATGGGATATTACCAACATCTCCACGAACGGTTTGACGAGCCAGCCAGCCAAAAGCTACTGCCTCTACCCAATCTGGATCAACCCCAATCGATGCTGTTGAATCAACACTCCAGCCCGATAAATTTACAGCCATGCGCTCCAGAAGAAAGGAGTTGTGCGCTCCGCCCCCACATACCAACAACTGTTGCCTACCAACATTCTGGTCACGCACAGCATCTGCGACTGTAACGGCCGTCAGTTCACATAGAGTGGCGGCAACATCCTCTACCGGAAGCGATTTAACTAGTGAACTCCAGCCACCATAAAGCCAGTCACTATTAAATAGCTCACGCCCTGTACTTTTTGGAGATGGCCGTGAAAAGAAAGGATCGCTCAACATAGATTTCAACAGGCTGGAGGATAGTTCTCCTTGCCTGGCAAAGAGACCATCCTTATCCATTCTTGTGCCGAATGACTCTTCAGCCCAATAATCCATCAACACATTACCAGGACCGGTATCAAACCCAACCACAGGAGCGCCTCTGTCTGCTGGTAAGAGCGTTACATTTGCCATGCCCCCAATATTGACTACAGCACCACTTTGCCCTCTCATCAACCAGCGGTGATAGGCTGGCGCCAATGGTGCGCCCTCTCCTCCAGCAGCAATATCACGGCGACGAAAATCTGCCACCGTGGTGATTCCTGTCCGTTGCGCAACAATATTAGGGTCGCCAATCTGCAGGGTGAACGGTGTACTACCAGTTGGTTTATGACGAATTGTCTGTCCATGGCTGCCAATCGCCACTATCTTCTCTGCTGCCAGACCTGCTTTCTCAACCACGGCTACTGCGGCATCTGAAAAAAGCACTCCCAACTCAACATCCAACTCTCCCATCCTCTCAATCTCATTCTCCCCCTCCATGCAGAGAGCAAGAATTCTCTCTTTAAGAGATGGTGAAATTTGGGTCACATCTGTTGCACAGAGAGATGGGGGGAAGGTTGAAAAATCAACAACCACAGCATCAACACCATCCATACTGGTGCCTGACATCAGACCTACAAAATACTCACTCATTGCCTATCCATAAAAATCATCAGATGACGGTAACCTGTTACGTTGTACTTATCAATGAATAGCTACCATACATGTAAAGCGCTCTCATCCACGCCCCTTAGCTAAATTATTGGACATTTCCGTACAGGATTGTTAGGTTGGTTACGTCATTGTCACAATACTAGTCACACATAATCTTGCGCCACACCACTGGAGAAAATTATTTATGAAACACATCAAGCTGGCTCCATCTCTTGCTCTCTCTCTTCTGCTCTCATTTAGCAATGTCTGGGCAGATGAATTTCATGAGACTATCGAAATTTTTCAAAAAGCTGGCGAAAGCGGTGGGTTTTTTAATGATGCCCATGGCTATGCCGTGTTTCCGACTATTGGAAAGGTTGGTATTGGTATTGGCGGCTCTTATGGCGATGGTAGAGTATATGTTGGGCATGACCATGTCGGTGACACCACAGCAACACAACTAACAATAGGATTTCAGCTTGGTGCACAGGCATTCAGCCAAATCATCTTCTTTCAGGACAAGCGGGCATTTGAGGAATTCACCACGGGCAAGTTTGAATTTAGTGCGCAAGCAAATGCCGTGGCAATTACTGCTGGAGTCTCTGGAACAGCATCAACCATTGGTAATTCTGTAGGAGCGAGCGGCGGAAGAAATGACGCTACAACAACAGGGCAGTACAACAAAGGGATGGCCTCTTTCACAATAGCCAAAGGTGGATTGATGTACGAAGCATCAATCGGCGGACAAAAATTCAGCTACACACCCAAGTAACCCACAGCCCTTAACAAACCAGCAATCTCTCCCTCTCAATAAGGGAGGATGCTCAATGAGCAAACAAACATGATGGGAACAACCAACGTTACTTTTATCGATGTCTTTATGATGGCTCTTCCAATAATACCCATCATCTATTTCCTGATTGCAGGAAACCCCCATGATGTCGACACGGAAGAGAGAGCATCATTATCGGCCGCAAGAACATGGCTCGTGCTCGCCTTGATGGCCTTGGGGCTAGGGGTGATTGGAGTAGTTATTGCAACTGCCACCCTGATTATGGGGGTCAAGACAATCATACGAGGGCGCACCATGTACGGGTTAACAGTGATATTGATATCTATATTTGTGCCAATCTTTAGCTTTATTCCACTATGGAATTAAGTTGCTAGAAACTACAAGACTCATATCGACCCTAATGAGACCTTTCTCAAAGGAGGAGATGGGTGGTAGATAACTACGTAGTCTGGCTTGATTCGGTGGGGATGGGGGATGTGGGTCAGGTTGGGGGCAAGAATGCCTCTCTTGGCGAGATGATCCATGCCCTTTCGGACAAGGGTGTCCGGGTTCCCAACGGCTTTGCCACCACTGCCCATGCATTCCGGGACTTTCTTGCCCACAGCCACCTGACCGAGAGGATCCACCAGTCACTTGAGGCACTGGACCCCACCGATATTCATGCGCTGAAGGAGTGTGGTGCTGAGATCAGGCGCTGGATTCTTGACTCCCCATTTCCCGTTCCCCTGCTCAATGCCATAACCTCCGCCTATGAAAAACTGGAGGGGCAGACTGATGGAAAACTGAGTGTTGCCATCCGCTCCTCGGCGACCGCCGAGGATCTTGCCGACGCCTCATTTGCCGGACAGCAGGAGAGCTACCTTAATGTCTGTGGAGTGGAGAGTGTCCTCGCCTCAATCAAGAATGTATTTGCCTCGCTCTACAATGACCGCGCCATCTCCTATCGGGCGCATCAGCACTTCGACCACCAGAGCATTGCAATATCGGTCGGGGTACAGCAGATGGTACGTAGCGATCTCGGCTCCAGCGGCGTGCTCTTCACCCTGGATACGGAGTCCGGATTCAGGGATGTAATCCTTATCACCTCAGCCTATGGCCTTGGGGAGACGGTGGTACAGGGAGCAGTCAACCCCGATGAGTTCTATCTCTACAAACCGACACTGGCCACAGGACATCACGCCATCCTGAGCAGGACACTGGGATCAAAGGAGATCCGCAAGATCTATGCACGGGACAATCTGAAGGATTTTATCGTTACCGAACGTGTCCCTGAACTGGAGCGTAACCGCTTCAGCCTCAATGACCGGCAGATTCATGAGTTGGGGCGCTACGCCGTCACCATCGAGGAGCACTATGGACGCCCTATGGATATTGAGTGGGCCCTTGATGGTGTCGACAACAAAATCTATATCGTCCAGTCACGCCCGGAGACGGTAAAGAGTCAGGAGAAAACAACCAACTCCATTAACCGCTACAAACTCAAGGAGAGGGGTACCGTTCTGGCCAAGGGACGCGCCATTGGGCAGGCCATCACCAACGGAACCACACGAATCATTGCCAACATCTCGGAGATGGAGCGTATTCAGCCCGGTGATATTCTGGTTACCGACATGACCGATCCAGATTGGGAGCCGATCATGAAGCGGGCCTCAGCCATCGTCACCAACCGCGGGGGCCGTACCTGCCATGCAGCCATTATTGCGCGGGAGCTGGGGATCCCCACAATTGTCGGCACCGGGGATGCAACCGAATCCATCCCCAACGACCACACTGTCACCATCTCCTGTGCGGAGGGTGATGATGGTTATGTCTACGATAAGGCACTCGCATTTGAGCTTATTACCACACCAATCAAGTCACTGCCTCCGCTCAAAACCAGAATGATGGTCAATATTGGAAACCCCGGGCGCGCCTTCGACTACGCCTCCATCCCCAATGATGGGGTTGGACTCGCGCGGATGGAGTTCATCATCAGCAATATCATCGGCATCCACCCAAGGGCGATTATCGATTTCGAAAATCTCCCCGCTGAGAGTAGAGATGAGATAGAGAGAAAAATATCCGGCTATGGATCACCCATCGAATTTTATGTTGAGAAACTCACCGAGGGGATAGCAACTATTGCAGCGCCATTCTCCCCAAACCCAGTACGCATCAGAACCTCAGACTTCAAATCAAACGAGTATGCAAACCTGATTGCCGGCAGAGAGTATGAGCCATTTGAGTCTAATCCAATGATTGGATACAGGGGGGCACTACGGCAGCTGTCGGAACCATTCCGCCCCTGTTTCGAACTGGAGTGCAAGGCGATAAAGCGGGCACGGGAGAAAATGGGGCTCTCAAATATAGAGCTCATGATCCCCTTTATACGCACCCTGGACGAGGCCATAGATATCATCAGTCTACTCGAGGAGAATGGGCTGAAACGGGGAGAAGATGGCCTCCGGATCATCATGATGTGCGAGGTGCCCTCCAACGTGATCCTCGCCGAGGAGTTTCTCGAATATTTTGATGGCTTCTCTATCGGCTCCAATGATCTGACCCAGCTTACCCTGGGGATGGACCGTGACTCCGAGTGGATGGCCGCTGGGTTTGATGAACGCAATCCGGCAATCAAGGAGAGCATCTCCAGGGTTATCCAGGCGTGTCACAACCAGCACAAGAGTGTTGGTATCTGTGGGGAGGGCCCCTCACATTATCCGGAGTTTGCAAGGTGGCTGGTAGAACAGGAGATTTCCAGTATCTCTATGAGCCCGAACAGCATAATCGAGACCTGGAACGGCCTGGGATAGGTCGGTATCCCCTACTGAATCACCTGGTTGATCACTGCCTGGGCCATCTCCAGACCAGACACCCTGTCCATTTTTCACCCCGCAGCCAGAAGGGGGCCATTCCCGGGATGGTGCCTGTTTATTTTCTTCTGGATCTCCATCACCACCATCAACAACAAAGCAATCCCCAACAACTGCAACCAGTGTTCGAAACTGATGGGCTGAACACCCAATACTCTCTGTAACCAAGGCACATACATGGCACCAATATGGATCAACTGCGCCAATACCGTGCCAAAAAGAAGGAGCGGATTCCGTAGTGGAGAGAGTTGAAAAATCGATCGACTTTCGGACCGGCAATTAAAGACGTGGACATTCTCAAAAAGCACCATCAGTAACAGTGTGCTATTTCTGGCAGCATCTATATCCATCCCCAGAACATGCGTGAGGTTCCAATAGAGGATGAATGCAGTAACCCCCATCATAAGGCTGGAGACAATGATGCGCTCCACCATCAGCCGATTGAATATCGGCTCCTCTGGACTGCGTGGGGGGCGCCTCATCTCATCACCCTCTGCCGGCTCAAAGGCGAGTGCAACGTCCTGAATCCCGTTGGTGACAAGGTTGAGCCAGAGCAGTTGTGCCGGAAGCAAGGGCAGCGCTACCCCTGCCATCAATGCAAGGAAGAAGAGCACTACCTCCGCCGCACCGGTCGAGATCAACAAAAAGATCACCTTGCGCACATTGGCGTATGCCACCCTCCCCTCTTCGATCCCGGAGACGATGGAGGTGAAGTTGTCATCAACCAGGATCATATCCGAGCTCTCACGGGCGACATCTGTCCCCTGTACCCCCATCGAGACCCCGACATTGGCCGCATTAAGTGCAGGCGCATCATTGGCCCCATCCCCGGTCATTGCAATAAAGTGGCCGTTACGGATGAGTGATCTGGTAATTACAACCTTCTGTGAAGGATCAACACGCGCAAAGACTCGCGTATCTCTGGTCAGTCTGTCAACCGCAGCCTCACCATCCTCCTCCGCCTGCCTCAGCTGATAGCCGGTAACAACCTGTTGTTCTGACTCTGCCATCCCAAGCTCTCTGGCGATTGCGAGGGCTGTTACCGGATGGTCCCCAGTCACCATCGAGACATCAATACCGGCATGACGACAGGACTCTATCGCCCCCTTTACCTCCTGCCGCAATGGATCAATCATCCCCACCAGACCCAGGAAGGTAAGCCCCTCCAGATCCATTACTGTAAACGGGCTGCCATCTGCTATCTGGCGAACACCACCTGCAACTGCCAGAATCCGATACCCTTCTCTGGCCAGCTGTTCTGACTGCGCCAGCACCACTTTCTCATCAATCTCCATCTTCCCATCAGCTAATGCCATTCCGGCACACATCGGCAACAGTGCCTCCAGCGCCCCTTTAACAAAAACCAACTCTCTGTCACCATGCTGGTGGAGGGATGCAGAGAAACGATTCTCTGACTCAAAAGGGATATCCTCAACCAGCGGATACTCACTCATTGCATCCTGCCGAATCACTCCAGCCCTGTATGCAAAAATCTGTAGTGCAACATCCACCGCATCCCCATGATGAACCCATTTACCATTGCGCATCCCAAGATACGCCTCATTATTAAGCGCAACACTCCTTGCCAGAGCCCCCAACTGTTGCTGCTGTGAGACGGGGAGATGATCCTGCAAATTCTCCCTGCCATCTATCCTCAAGAGCTCACCACCAGGAAGAGCAACCATGGCTACGGCCATCTCATTAACTGTCAATGTGCCTGTCTTGTCAGAGGCTATAAAAGTGCATGAGCCCAAGGCCTCCACTGCATAGAGGCGACGTACAACGACGTTTCTCTTGGCCATTCTGTTGGCACCAATCGCCAAGGCAACAGTAATTGCAACGGGCAGCCCCTCCGGAATCACGGAGACCGCCAGGGCAACAGCAAGCAGAAAAACCTCCTGAAATGGGGCTCCTAGAACCAGTTCAACAACTATCAACAGAAGAGCAATCACCCCGAATACAAGTGCAATCACCCTAGTGAAATCCTCCATCCTCAGCAATAATGGCGGCTTCGCACTCTCTGTAGCTGATAGAGAGCCAGCAATCTTGCCGATCTCCGTCTGCTCTCCTGTCGCTACAACCAGGCCATGACAACGACCACGGACGATGATTGACCCGCTAAAGAGCATGTTGAGGCGGTCACCAACCGCACTATCCAGCGCATATGCTCCCTCTGAACTCTTGGCAACAGCCAGCGACTCACCAGTCAGCAGGGACTCATCAACCTCTACCCCTTTGGCACTGATCAACCGTATATCTGCTGGCACCCTGTTCCCTGAACCAAGAAAAACAATATCCCCCGGGAGCAACTCCTCAGAATCAAGTTCCAGGGGCTCACCTTCACGCAAAACATTTGCGACGGTCCTGACCATGGAACGAAGCGCCTTCGCACTCTTCTCTGCGGAGTGCTCCTGAACCGTACCAATAGTGGCATTGATAAGAAGTACTGCGGCGATAAAAATTGCATCCAAATAGTGTCCAAGGCTGAGCGATACCAATGCCGCAAAAAGAAGAACATAAATTAGTGGGCTAAAAAACTGGCGGATAAAGATTGCCATAATCCCAGGCTTGGGTGGCTGGGGAAGAGTATTCAACCCATACTCTAATCGACGCCTCTGCACCTCATTCTGATCCAATCCATGCACTGATGCATCGAGCATCTCCAGCAGTTCATCCACAGATCTGGCATGTGGTGAGTCAACCGGTTCATTGGCAGTGACAGTCTCTCTCATTATCACGAGACTAGCATATCCAGCCACGTGGCTTCCAAATAATGCGGAGGGCTACACTATCTTGCCTACAACAGGCGATCCCAAATTTTGGTGACCTGCTTACGCTCTACAACAAACTCTTCTGCAGAGACGATTGCTTTCCTGTTTTGTAGGGATAGGTGGTAGGCACGCCTTCGATAGCTACGATAATTTTCCTCAAGTGTTTTTGCTTCATCATCAGTAATCAGCCCCTCTTCGGCCAGCTGCTCCAGTAGACGAATATTATCTGTCCACTGCATTAAGGATGGGTGCTGTAATGACCAGCGTAACACCATGTACTGAACCATAAACTCGATATCAACCATTCCTCCCTTCATCTGTTTAAGGTTGATCTCGTCTTTGCCGCACTGGCCTAGCGAGTCACGCATTTTCTCTCGCATATCACTAACCTCGGACTGCAGCTCTCTCTCGTCTCTCTGCTGACTCAGGATTGTCCTTCTAATTTTTTCAAACTCTGCTCTTGCCTTTGCGCCACCAAAAATCACCCGGGCACGTACCAGTGCCTGGTGTTCCCAGGTCCACGCATCCTTCTTTTGGTAGTCCAGGAACCCTTCTGAATCCAAGACCAGCAATCCCGATGCGCCATTAGGGCGTAGGCGTGAATCAATCTCGTAGAGTCGTCCGCTCATGGTGCGAGTGCTAATTAGGTGGATCATTCTCTGTGCCAGCCTGATATAGAATTCACGCCGGGTAACAGGTTGCTGTTTACGGCTAAATGGATCTTCTGGTTGGCCTGTATGGAGAAATACCAAGTCAAGGTCTGAGCCATAGCCAAGCTCAATCCCTCCCATCTTGCCATATCCGATAACCAGAAATCCCGGGGCTGCCATGCTCTCTTTGCGCATACGTGGCTGTCCCCAGCGCCTGGTCATCTCAT encodes:
- the ppsA gene encoding phosphoenolpyruvate synthase; this translates as MVDNYVVWLDSVGMGDVGQVGGKNASLGEMIHALSDKGVRVPNGFATTAHAFRDFLAHSHLTERIHQSLEALDPTDIHALKECGAEIRRWILDSPFPVPLLNAITSAYEKLEGQTDGKLSVAIRSSATAEDLADASFAGQQESYLNVCGVESVLASIKNVFASLYNDRAISYRAHQHFDHQSIAISVGVQQMVRSDLGSSGVLFTLDTESGFRDVILITSAYGLGETVVQGAVNPDEFYLYKPTLATGHHAILSRTLGSKEIRKIYARDNLKDFIVTERVPELERNRFSLNDRQIHELGRYAVTIEEHYGRPMDIEWALDGVDNKIYIVQSRPETVKSQEKTTNSINRYKLKERGTVLAKGRAIGQAITNGTTRIIANISEMERIQPGDILVTDMTDPDWEPIMKRASAIVTNRGGRTCHAAIIARELGIPTIVGTGDATESIPNDHTVTISCAEGDDGYVYDKALAFELITTPIKSLPPLKTRMMVNIGNPGRAFDYASIPNDGVGLARMEFIISNIIGIHPRAIIDFENLPAESRDEIERKISGYGSPIEFYVEKLTEGIATIAAPFSPNPVRIRTSDFKSNEYANLIAGREYEPFESNPMIGYRGALRQLSEPFRPCFELECKAIKRAREKMGLSNIELMIPFIRTLDEAIDIISLLEENGLKRGEDGLRIIMMCEVPSNVILAEEFLEYFDGFSIGSNDLTQLTLGMDRDSEWMAAGFDERNPAIKESISRVIQACHNQHKSVGICGEGPSHYPEFARWLVEQEISSISMSPNSIIETWNGLG
- a CDS encoding HAD-IC family P-type ATPase — protein: MRETVTANEPVDSPHARSVDELLEMLDASVHGLDQNEVQRRRLEYGLNTLPQPPKPGIMAIFIRQFFSPLIYVLLFAALVSLSLGHYLDAIFIAAVLLINATIGTVQEHSAEKSAKALRSMVRTVANVLREGEPLELDSEELLPGDIVFLGSGNRVPADIRLISAKGVEVDESLLTGESLAVAKSSEGAYALDSAVGDRLNMLFSGSIIVRGRCHGLVVATGEQTEIGKIAGSLSATESAKPPLLLRMEDFTRVIALVFGVIALLLIVVELVLGAPFQEVFLLAVALAVSVIPEGLPVAITVALAIGANRMAKRNVVVRRLYAVEALGSCTFIASDKTGTLTVNEMAVAMVALPGGELLRIDGRENLQDHLPVSQQQQLGALARSVALNNEAYLGMRNGKWVHHGDAVDVALQIFAYRAGVIRQDAMSEYPLVEDIPFESENRFSASLHQHGDRELVFVKGALEALLPMCAGMALADGKMEIDEKVVLAQSEQLAREGYRILAVAGGVRQIADGSPFTVMDLEGLTFLGLVGMIDPLRQEVKGAIESCRHAGIDVSMVTGDHPVTALAIARELGMAESEQQVVTGYQLRQAEEDGEAAVDRLTRDTRVFARVDPSQKVVITRSLIRNGHFIAMTGDGANDAPALNAANVGVSMGVQGTDVARESSDMILVDDNFTSIVSGIEEGRVAYANVRKVIFLLISTGAAEVVLFFLALMAGVALPLLPAQLLWLNLVTNGIQDVALAFEPAEGDEMRRPPRSPEEPIFNRLMVERIIVSSLMMGVTAFILYWNLTHVLGMDIDAARNSTLLLMVLFENVHVFNCRSESRSIFQLSPLRNPLLLFGTVLAQLIHIGAMYVPWLQRVLGVQPISFEHWLQLLGIALLLMVVMEIQKKINRHHPGNGPLLAAG